In Bacillus cereus ATCC 14579, a single window of DNA contains:
- a CDS encoding LacI family DNA-binding transcriptional regulator codes for MTNIRKIAELAGVSVSTVSRVLNNHPYVNEQKRKEILAIIEELNYTQNVNAIHLVKGKTNVIGVLLPHVNDQYYSAIIEGISKETAKNNYNMMLCQTNYSEERELEILNMLKMKKLDGVIICSRTNSKEKLEEYTKFGPIVMCEEIDSKYISSVHIDYYKVFSRGMKSLIDAGHTRIGYCIGRSNSVNSQRRKKAYEDSLQQSIVTPLETWKFEGCFTVEDGRNVIREWAHMSVKPTAFLVSCNHIAAGMVTEAKKQGVRIPEDITIIGCDDQEVADILGITTISHSSKNVGVKAFELLYEKINEEKLDVKHIELLPELVDRETT; via the coding sequence ATGACAAATATAAGAAAGATTGCTGAACTTGCTGGAGTATCTGTTTCAACTGTTTCACGTGTACTAAATAATCATCCGTACGTAAATGAACAGAAACGAAAAGAAATTTTAGCGATTATAGAAGAATTAAATTACACGCAAAACGTGAATGCAATTCATTTAGTGAAAGGAAAAACGAATGTAATTGGCGTTTTATTGCCACACGTAAATGATCAATATTATAGCGCTATTATCGAGGGGATATCAAAAGAGACAGCAAAGAATAATTATAATATGATGCTTTGCCAGACGAATTATAGTGAAGAAAGAGAACTAGAAATTTTGAATATGTTAAAAATGAAAAAGCTTGATGGGGTTATTATTTGTTCTCGGACAAATAGTAAGGAGAAGCTTGAAGAATATACGAAATTCGGTCCGATTGTTATGTGTGAAGAAATAGATTCGAAGTATATTTCAAGTGTCCATATCGATTACTACAAAGTATTTTCACGTGGGATGAAAAGCTTAATAGATGCCGGTCATACGCGTATTGGATATTGTATTGGAAGAAGTAATAGCGTTAATAGCCAAAGACGAAAGAAGGCGTACGAAGATTCGCTTCAACAGAGTATCGTAACACCGTTAGAGACCTGGAAATTTGAGGGGTGTTTTACAGTGGAAGATGGACGCAATGTAATTAGAGAATGGGCTCATATGTCAGTAAAACCGACGGCGTTCCTTGTATCTTGTAACCATATTGCAGCGGGGATGGTTACAGAAGCAAAAAAACAAGGAGTTCGTATTCCAGAGGATATTACGATTATCGGGTGTGATGATCAAGAGGTGGCAGATATATTGGGTATAACGACGATTTCGCATTCTAGTAAAAACGTTGGAGTGAAAGCGTTTGAATTATTATATGAAAAGATTAATGAAGAGAAATTAGATGTGAAGCATATAGAGTTATTACCAGAGTTAGTAGATAGAGAAACGACATAA
- a CDS encoding YczE/YyaS/YitT family protein, translating to MLRFKLEYIFFIGGLLILAIGINMMTIITSFGLSPYDSFFIALYQNFGISIGFWIFMINFAFTLIVLFWNRKQITIGTIVTMVLISLFVDWIGSITTIMDAIRSLPKYITLICGNLFVGAGIGLYVSTNLCAAPQEAFVLTVAEKKKWTFRRTEISLAFLFLTLSFLLDGPIYFGTIILSFTTGWIIQAFIQVGTQILNRKEPIKQAA from the coding sequence ATGCTTCGATTCAAATTAGAATATATATTTTTCATTGGCGGTTTACTCATTCTTGCCATCGGTATTAATATGATGACGATAATTACTTCCTTTGGACTTAGCCCTTATGATTCCTTCTTTATTGCACTATATCAAAATTTTGGGATAAGTATTGGTTTTTGGATTTTCATGATTAACTTTGCCTTTACACTTATCGTACTCTTTTGGAATAGAAAACAAATTACAATCGGTACAATTGTAACGATGGTTCTTATTTCTCTTTTTGTTGATTGGATTGGTTCCATTACAACTATTATGGACGCTATCCGCTCTCTTCCAAAATATATAACACTTATTTGCGGAAATCTATTCGTTGGAGCTGGAATTGGTCTTTACGTCTCTACAAACCTTTGTGCAGCGCCTCAAGAAGCTTTCGTTTTAACGGTTGCCGAGAAGAAAAAATGGACGTTTAGAAGAACAGAGATTTCATTAGCCTTTTTATTTTTAACGTTAAGCTTTTTATTAGATGGACCTATCTATTTTGGAACAATCATCTTATCCTTTACAACAGGCTGGATTATCCAAGCATTTATTCAAGTTGGTACGCAGATTTTAAATAGAAAAGAGCCTATTAAGCAAGCTGCTTAA
- a CDS encoding homoserine dehydrogenase, translating into MKEIQVGLLGLGTVGSGVVRIITDHQERLIHQVGCPVKVTKVLVQNIEKEREVEVPSTLLTQDANEILDNPNIDVVIEVMGGIDDAKSYILQALKSGKHVVTANKDLMALHGAELLATAKDNKADLFYEASVAGGIPILRSIVEGLSSDLITKVMGIVNGTTNFILTKMSDEGRAYNDVLKEAQQLGFAEADPTSDVEGLDAARKMTILATLGFSTNVELGDVKVKGITSITEEDIEYSKSLGYTIKLIGLAKRDGEKLEVTVEPTLLPNTHPLAAVQNEYNAVYVYGEAVGETMFYGPGAGSLPTATAVVSDLVAVMQNIRLGVTGNSAVVPQYQKVLKEPDEIVVKKFLRLHVKDEIGVFAKITSLFSERGVSFEKIIQMPLEEKGKAEIVIVTHRASLADYDYILHTLQGYEEIDCLKANYRIEGDAK; encoded by the coding sequence ATGAAAGAAATTCAAGTTGGGTTATTAGGTCTTGGGACAGTTGGCAGTGGTGTGGTTCGTATTATTACGGATCATCAAGAACGACTCATACACCAAGTAGGCTGTCCAGTGAAGGTAACGAAAGTATTAGTGCAAAACATTGAGAAAGAGAGAGAGGTAGAGGTACCTTCTACTCTATTAACACAAGATGCAAATGAAATTTTAGATAATCCAAATATTGATGTTGTCATTGAAGTGATGGGTGGCATTGATGATGCAAAATCATATATTTTACAAGCTTTAAAAAGCGGAAAGCATGTTGTAACTGCAAATAAAGACTTAATGGCATTACATGGAGCTGAATTATTAGCGACAGCAAAAGATAATAAGGCTGATTTATTCTATGAGGCGAGTGTGGCAGGGGGAATTCCAATTTTACGCAGTATCGTAGAAGGACTTTCTTCAGATCTTATTACGAAAGTAATGGGAATTGTAAATGGAACAACAAATTTTATTTTGACGAAAATGTCAGACGAAGGGAGAGCATATAACGACGTGTTAAAAGAAGCCCAACAACTTGGATTTGCAGAAGCAGATCCAACATCAGATGTAGAAGGTTTAGATGCAGCAAGAAAAATGACGATTTTAGCTACCCTCGGTTTCTCTACAAATGTAGAGCTTGGAGATGTGAAAGTAAAAGGGATTACCTCTATTACAGAGGAAGATATTGAATACAGTAAGAGCTTAGGTTATACAATTAAATTAATCGGTCTTGCAAAACGAGATGGTGAAAAATTGGAGGTTACAGTTGAACCAACTTTACTTCCAAATACACATCCTCTTGCGGCAGTACAAAATGAATATAACGCTGTGTATGTGTACGGTGAAGCAGTTGGAGAAACGATGTTTTATGGACCAGGCGCAGGAAGTTTACCGACAGCGACAGCTGTTGTTTCGGATTTAGTTGCTGTAATGCAAAATATTAGATTAGGGGTAACAGGAAATAGTGCTGTAGTCCCACAATATCAAAAAGTATTAAAAGAGCCAGACGAAATTGTCGTGAAAAAGTTTTTAAGACTGCATGTAAAAGACGAAATTGGTGTATTTGCAAAAATTACTTCATTGTTCTCTGAGCGCGGAGTTAGCTTTGAGAAAATTATTCAAATGCCGCTTGAAGAGAAAGGAAAGGCTGAAATTGTAATTGTAACGCATCGTGCGTCTCTTGCTGATTATGATTATATTCTACATACGTTGCAAGGGTATGAAGAAATAGATTGTTTGAAAGCGAACTATCGAATTGAAGGGGATGCTAAGTAG
- the metA gene encoding homoserine O-acetyltransferase MetA, protein MPIIIDKDLPARKVLQKENIFVMTKERAETQDIRALKIAILNLMPTKQDTEAQLLRLIGNTPLQLDVHLLHMESHLSRNVTQEHLTSFYKTFRDIENEKFDGLIITGAPVETLAFEEVDYWEELKHIMEYSKTNVTSTLHICWGAQAGLYYHYGVPKYPLKEKMFGVFEHEVCEQHVKLLQGFDELFFAPHSRHTEVRENDIREVKELTLLANSEEAGVHLVIGPEGRQVFALGHSEYSCETLKQEYERDRDKGLNIDVPKNYFKHNNPDEKPLVRWRSHGNLLFSNWLNYYVYQETPYIL, encoded by the coding sequence ATGCCAATCATAATTGATAAAGATTTACCGGCTCGCAAAGTGTTGCAAAAAGAAAATATTTTTGTAATGACGAAGGAGCGGGCAGAAACACAAGATATACGTGCTTTAAAAATTGCTATATTAAATTTAATGCCAACGAAGCAAGACACAGAGGCGCAATTACTTCGCTTAATTGGAAACACACCGTTACAATTAGATGTTCATTTGCTTCATATGGAATCACATCTATCGCGTAATGTAACGCAAGAACATTTAACAAGCTTTTATAAAACGTTTCGTGATATTGAAAATGAAAAGTTTGATGGGCTCATTATTACAGGAGCGCCAGTGGAGACCCTTGCTTTTGAAGAGGTAGATTATTGGGAAGAGCTTAAACATATTATGGAGTATTCAAAAACGAATGTAACATCTACGCTCCATATTTGCTGGGGGGCACAGGCTGGCTTGTACTATCATTATGGTGTTCCAAAGTATCCCCTTAAGGAAAAAATGTTTGGTGTATTTGAACATGAAGTTTGCGAGCAACATGTGAAATTATTACAAGGATTTGATGAATTGTTTTTTGCTCCGCATTCTCGTCATACAGAAGTACGAGAGAATGATATTAGAGAAGTGAAAGAATTAACATTGTTAGCAAACTCTGAAGAAGCAGGTGTTCACCTTGTTATTGGGCCAGAAGGAAGGCAAGTGTTTGCCCTTGGACATAGCGAATATAGTTGTGAGACGTTAAAACAAGAATACGAACGAGATCGTGACAAGGGATTAAATATTGATGTGCCAAAAAACTATTTTAAACATAATAATCCAGATGAAAAGCCGCTTGTTAGGTGGAGGAGTCATGGTAATTTATTGTTTTCTAATTGGTTGAATTATTACGTGTATCAAGAAACCCCTTATATATTGTAA